The following are encoded together in the bacterium genome:
- a CDS encoding SOS response-associated peptidase, with amino-acid sequence MCGRYTQTTNLRLIQEKFDLANEEMKELIENFRPNYNVAPTHMVQVIVQENDKLKMKLMKWGLVPSWAPDPKKFGFSTINARSEEIHTKASYKNLIPKRRCLIVADSFYEFEKVGKEKRPVRFMMKDKSVFSFAGLYDVWKKEGQNPIVSCTILTTQPNKTVAKYHNRMPVMLEAVNERPWLDPERKTYEDITPFLNPISEEQIIHYYANPAVNNVRNNAEHLIEEFDYSELGL; translated from the coding sequence ATGTGCGGACGTTATACTCAAACGACTAATTTGCGACTCATCCAGGAAAAATTCGATCTGGCGAATGAAGAGATGAAAGAACTCATTGAGAATTTCCGGCCCAACTACAATGTCGCCCCTACCCACATGGTACAGGTGATCGTTCAGGAGAACGATAAACTGAAAATGAAGCTGATGAAATGGGGCCTCGTTCCATCATGGGCGCCCGATCCGAAAAAATTCGGTTTCAGTACGATCAATGCCCGCAGCGAAGAAATACACACGAAAGCGTCTTACAAGAACCTGATCCCAAAACGGAGATGCCTCATAGTTGCGGACAGTTTTTATGAATTTGAGAAGGTAGGTAAAGAAAAACGACCGGTAAGGTTTATGATGAAGGATAAATCCGTATTCTCTTTCGCGGGACTTTATGATGTGTGGAAAAAAGAAGGACAAAATCCCATTGTGTCATGTACGATACTTACCACTCAGCCAAATAAGACTGTTGCCAAATATCACAACCGCATGCCGGTCATGCTTGAGGCCGTTAACGAACGGCCCTGGCTCGACCCGGAACGAAAAACATACGAGGATATTACTCCGTTCCTGAACCCTATTTCGGAAGAGCAGATCATACATTATTACGCCAATCCTGCCGTCAATAATGTCAGGAATAACGCGGAACATCTGATCGAGGAATTTGATTATTCGGAATTGGGTTTGTAG
- the lexA gene encoding repressor LexA, producing MEYLTKKQEGIYNYILQCLRTNGFPPTIREIADHFSVSIGTIQDHISAIEGKGYLKIKPNTARGFEPISRGIPVYGKVAAGKPIFAIENIEGYVQDSYKKAEGVFAVTVTGDSMIEAGIIEEDVLIVHKQETAEDKDIVIALLGDEVTVKRFRKKRGKVLLEAANPKYEPIDREFTIIGKVIESRRKY from the coding sequence ATGGAGTATCTCACGAAAAAACAAGAGGGTATTTACAATTATATCCTCCAATGCCTGAGAACAAACGGATTTCCGCCTACCATAAGGGAGATCGCCGATCATTTTTCAGTATCCATCGGTACTATTCAGGATCATATTTCCGCAATTGAAGGAAAAGGATATTTGAAAATAAAACCGAACACAGCCAGGGGATTTGAGCCAATATCAAGGGGAATACCGGTGTATGGTAAGGTCGCAGCCGGGAAGCCGATCTTTGCGATTGAAAATATCGAAGGTTACGTGCAGGACAGTTATAAAAAGGCCGAGGGTGTCTTTGCTGTGACCGTGACCGGAGACAGCATGATCGAGGCCGGGATCATAGAAGAAGATGTTCTGATCGTGCATAAACAGGAAACTGCCGAAGATAAAGACATCGTGATCGCATTACTGGGCGACGAAGTGACTGTGAAACGATTTAGAAAAAAAAGGGGAAAAGTTCTTCTGGAAGCGGCCAATCCGAAATACGAACCTATCGATAGAGAATTTACCATCATTGGAAAAGTGATCGAATCACGCAGAAAATATTAA
- the dinB gene encoding DNA polymerase IV, with the protein MPVTRIVHIDLTAFFVSVERLLNPSLIGKPIMVAGPAESRGVVTCASYEVRKYGVRAGMPTGTAERKCPIAIRIDGHFSAYQEFSKKVQSFVRYYAPRFEAASIDEFYLDWTGCERIFGGDLYKFALRMQKTILAKFGLPCSIGIASNKMTAKVACDQAKPDGVLEVVPGKEAQFLEPLSVGVLSGVGEVMLERLNSRGIRTCGQFAKLDSEYIGKTFGKSGLTVQSYAKGYGEQYLVSAREQKQISREETFATDTRDSAFLSNMMHDMSLEISEELRSLDLRAQCVKLKLRYSDWVDHSRQITVEPTNDPISIYKTALSLFHKADDRRVTIRLIGVGITKFTQDRFTIDLLRQNEERREWLLKAVDIINHKYGNSAVRVGSVA; encoded by the coding sequence ATGCCTGTCACCAGAATCGTACATATCGACCTTACGGCCTTTTTTGTATCGGTTGAAAGGCTGCTCAATCCAAGTTTGATCGGTAAACCTATCATGGTGGCCGGTCCGGCTGAAAGCCGCGGAGTTGTTACATGCGCATCGTATGAAGTGAGGAAATACGGCGTTCGAGCAGGAATGCCGACAGGTACGGCCGAGCGTAAATGTCCTATTGCGATACGAATTGACGGTCATTTTTCAGCATACCAGGAGTTTTCCAAAAAGGTTCAGTCGTTCGTCAGATACTACGCTCCGCGATTTGAAGCGGCAAGCATCGATGAATTTTACCTGGACTGGACGGGTTGTGAAAGGATATTCGGCGGTGATCTTTATAAATTCGCCTTACGAATGCAGAAGACTATCCTGGCCAAGTTTGGATTGCCCTGTTCCATCGGCATAGCCTCCAATAAAATGACAGCAAAAGTAGCTTGCGATCAAGCCAAACCGGATGGCGTTCTGGAAGTGGTTCCTGGTAAAGAGGCTCAGTTCCTTGAGCCTTTAAGCGTCGGTGTACTGAGCGGCGTCGGAGAGGTCATGCTGGAAAGGCTCAATTCCAGAGGCATACGAACCTGCGGACAATTTGCTAAACTCGATTCTGAATACATCGGTAAGACCTTTGGCAAATCGGGATTGACAGTCCAATCTTATGCAAAAGGTTATGGTGAACAGTATTTGGTATCAGCCAGAGAACAAAAACAGATTTCCAGAGAAGAGACATTCGCAACCGATACACGGGACTCGGCATTTTTATCCAACATGATGCATGACATGTCGCTGGAAATCTCAGAAGAACTACGCTCCCTGGATCTCAGGGCTCAATGCGTGAAGCTCAAGCTTCGCTATTCTGATTGGGTAGATCATTCGAGACAGATCACTGTAGAACCGACCAACGATCCTATCTCGATCTACAAAACAGCTTTGTCCTTATTCCACAAAGCAGATGATCGGCGTGTCACCATACGATTAATAGGCGTCGGTATCACTAAATTCACACAAGACCGATTTACCATTGATCTTTTGAGGCAGAACGAAGAGCGCAGAGAATGGCTTCTCAAAGCCGTAGACATTATTAATCATAAATACGGAAATAGCGCTGTGAGAGTAGGGTCTGTAGCATAA
- a CDS encoding DNA polymerase III subunit alpha — protein MFTHLHVHSYYTYGKGSSSIESLVVRAKECGYDTLAITDLNTMAGTVEFYHMCREYGLFSIIGCEIDDPKDSDLKAVLLCRNGTGYRRLCELVSARQIETGFDLAEALRQNAEGLFVLSYSAGLLQALKGYVIDLYGELVLLPSLKKRNRLIFEWCQKNKIPLVITNDVYFDEPAKHETYRILASIKQLTTVYDLQDEVTDEQYLKSPEEMKKGAASMKESLANVQKIVKACQFEFELKKYHCARYRTMDGKVIDSSPEMLRQLAHDGLIRRYAITDKSKPFNYDVLIQRLNYELEVISNLNFCDYFLICWDMVTYAHSQGYWHVGRGSAANSLVSYCLGLTEVDPIRYNLYFERFLNYSRGKPPDIDLDFNWRFRDRMLEYIYRRYGQERVAMMSSIHTMHARGALREVAKAYGISERELDTFRKYIPHTLARNLEVLSTKYPEAKNLKLNSDLYQKILKTAAQLDGFPHYSGIHSSGVVITEKPITHNSALERSANGFIKTQVDMYSGEDVGLIKFDVLAVRGLGTIEDAVRNIEAEKGQAIDIFNWGKIFADEKAKELMSTGKTIGVVHAESPFIRNAMRITKAETFELLYIILGMVRTGCVESGMMYTFIERLLDPQKRKEALPALMEILPETFGVMIFEEDVIKVLHFVGSLTLEESDMVRRYMSGKRVSAKVIQELKAKFFRNCMKKIDGIKEIETLWKQIESFSGFSFCKAHSASYALMAFQGLYLKIHYPAHYMAAVLSNEGGFYSASAYISECRRLGLTILPPDINLSDREYKADGNAIRVGLRFIAGIGSESLNLLMEARSERSYDSLPDFVLRSGVGHEEIVTLIKIGCFDAFNKKRTLLIALLDAIIHIQKSRLSQEMFSLDLTHYEQMLSHLDDMTAHEKLASENDLLSYFVAQHPLEFFPKQINSPSVVKAKDLSRYKNRKVKMIGWLVSAKRIRTRDKKDEEGNIREGQYMKFMTLEDLTGIYDTVLFPKVYAQVAEQTLSYGPFCVEGIVDERYNTVNVTRIALVRNKLPQMDIDASLTIEKQEVYAKQKSDSDTYSDGYIVPIEMETIELQIIKAS, from the coding sequence TTGTTCACTCATTTACATGTTCATTCCTACTACACCTACGGTAAAGGTAGTTCAAGTATCGAAAGCCTTGTTGTCAGGGCCAAAGAGTGCGGATACGATACGTTGGCCATTACCGATCTTAATACAATGGCCGGAACGGTAGAGTTTTACCATATGTGCAGGGAATATGGTCTATTTTCTATTATCGGCTGTGAGATTGACGATCCCAAAGATTCAGATTTGAAGGCCGTTCTACTTTGCAGAAATGGTACCGGTTACCGTCGCCTTTGTGAATTAGTATCGGCGAGGCAGATTGAAACCGGTTTCGACTTGGCGGAAGCGTTGAGGCAAAATGCCGAAGGATTGTTCGTACTGTCCTATTCCGCAGGTCTATTGCAGGCTCTTAAGGGTTATGTAATCGATCTCTACGGCGAATTGGTATTGCTGCCGTCTTTGAAGAAGCGGAATCGTTTGATATTCGAATGGTGTCAGAAGAACAAGATCCCGCTTGTGATCACCAATGACGTATATTTTGATGAGCCTGCTAAACACGAAACCTATCGCATTCTGGCTTCGATCAAACAACTCACGACGGTTTATGATCTGCAAGACGAAGTTACAGACGAACAATATTTGAAGTCCCCCGAAGAAATGAAAAAGGGTGCCGCATCAATGAAGGAGTCATTGGCCAATGTACAGAAAATAGTGAAAGCGTGTCAGTTTGAATTTGAATTAAAGAAATATCATTGTGCCCGGTACCGGACCATGGACGGTAAGGTCATAGATTCAAGCCCGGAGATGTTGCGCCAATTGGCTCATGACGGCTTGATAAGGCGCTACGCCATTACGGATAAAAGTAAGCCGTTCAACTATGACGTACTGATCCAGCGATTGAATTACGAATTGGAAGTCATATCCAACCTTAATTTCTGCGATTACTTTCTCATCTGCTGGGATATGGTCACGTACGCGCACAGTCAGGGCTACTGGCATGTAGGGAGGGGTTCTGCCGCTAATAGCCTTGTCAGTTACTGTCTTGGGCTTACGGAGGTGGACCCGATCCGTTATAATCTCTATTTTGAGCGATTCCTGAATTATTCACGAGGCAAACCGCCTGACATCGACCTTGATTTCAATTGGCGGTTCAGAGACAGAATGCTGGAATACATTTACCGGCGCTATGGGCAGGAACGCGTAGCCATGATGTCGTCCATTCACACGATGCACGCAAGAGGAGCCTTGCGTGAAGTGGCTAAGGCATACGGTATAAGCGAACGGGAGCTGGATACTTTCAGGAAATACATTCCGCACACATTGGCCAGAAACCTTGAGGTTCTGAGCACAAAATATCCCGAAGCAAAAAATTTGAAACTGAATAGTGATTTGTATCAAAAGATCCTGAAGACCGCAGCGCAGTTAGACGGGTTCCCGCATTACAGCGGGATTCACTCCAGCGGCGTGGTGATCACCGAGAAACCTATCACGCATAACAGCGCCCTTGAACGCAGCGCTAACGGATTTATCAAAACTCAGGTTGATATGTATTCCGGTGAGGACGTCGGCCTCATTAAATTCGATGTTTTGGCCGTTAGGGGGCTGGGCACCATCGAAGATGCTGTGCGGAATATTGAGGCAGAAAAAGGCCAGGCCATAGATATTTTCAACTGGGGGAAGATATTCGCGGATGAGAAGGCCAAAGAACTCATGAGCACCGGCAAAACGATTGGAGTAGTTCATGCCGAAAGCCCGTTCATCCGAAATGCCATGCGTATCACGAAAGCGGAGACATTTGAATTGTTGTATATCATTTTGGGTATGGTGCGAACGGGCTGTGTGGAATCGGGTATGATGTATACGTTCATCGAGCGTTTACTTGATCCGCAAAAGAGAAAGGAAGCGTTACCTGCTTTGATGGAGATCCTGCCGGAAACATTCGGGGTAATGATATTTGAAGAAGATGTGATCAAGGTCTTGCACTTTGTTGGGAGCTTGACTCTGGAGGAATCGGATATGGTGCGCCGTTATATGAGCGGCAAAAGGGTCAGCGCGAAGGTCATACAGGAATTGAAAGCTAAGTTCTTCCGAAATTGCATGAAGAAAATAGACGGTATCAAAGAGATCGAAACGTTGTGGAAACAGATTGAAAGTTTCAGCGGGTTTTCGTTTTGCAAAGCGCACAGCGCAAGTTATGCGCTGATGGCGTTTCAGGGACTGTATCTCAAAATTCATTATCCGGCGCATTACATGGCGGCGGTATTGTCCAACGAAGGCGGGTTCTATTCCGCTTCCGCTTATATTTCCGAATGCAGACGCTTGGGACTAACGATACTGCCGCCCGATATTAATCTCAGCGATAGGGAATACAAAGCAGACGGGAATGCTATACGGGTCGGTCTGCGATTCATAGCAGGTATCGGTTCCGAATCATTGAACCTTCTCATGGAAGCGCGAAGTGAAAGGTCTTACGATTCATTACCGGATTTTGTATTGAGATCGGGCGTTGGCCATGAAGAAATAGTTACTCTGATCAAGATCGGCTGTTTCGATGCATTCAATAAGAAACGCACCTTATTGATCGCTCTGCTCGACGCGATCATTCACATACAGAAAAGCAGGCTGTCGCAAGAGATGTTCAGTCTTGATCTGACCCATTACGAACAGATGCTATCGCATTTGGACGATATGACCGCCCACGAAAAACTCGCTTCTGAAAACGACCTTTTGAGCTATTTTGTAGCGCAGCATCCGCTTGAATTTTTCCCAAAACAGATCAATAGTCCGTCCGTTGTTAAAGCAAAGGACCTGTCGCGTTACAAAAATAGGAAAGTCAAAATGATCGGTTGGCTGGTTTCGGCCAAACGTATACGGACACGAGATAAGAAGGACGAGGAGGGGAATATCCGGGAAGGACAATACATGAAGTTCATGACCCTTGAAGACCTTACAGGTATTTACGATACGGTGCTTTTTCCGAAGGTTTATGCTCAGGTGGCCGAGCAGACGTTGTCTTATGGCCCGTTTTGCGTCGAGGGTATCGTTGACGAACGTTATAACACGGTTAATGTTACTCGTATTGCTCTCGTTCGAAATAAATTACCTCAGATGGATATAGACGCTTCATTGACCATCGAAAAGCAGGAAGTGTATGCAAAGCAGAAATCAGACAGCGATACATATAGCGACGGATATATTGTTCCGATTGAAATGGAAACAATCGAGCTTCAAATCATAAAAGCCTCGTGA
- a CDS encoding dienelactone hydrolase family protein produces MRLSHLLVMSFFLFISCQPKKTDTSKTKIASEEVTYSADSVNMKGYVAWDASKQGKRPGVLVVHEWWGHNPYARHRAEMLAELGYVALAVDMYGDGKVADHPKDAGMFAGEVMKRGPGATARFMKAMEILKSNPHVDGSNIAAIGYCFGGSTVLNMARQGLDLKAVVSFHGGLSTGTPAKKGEVKAKLLVCNGGADKFVPQTDINAFKKEMDDVGVTYTFKSYEGALHGFTNPAADSLAKKFDMAIAYNAAADSASWADMKVFFGEILK; encoded by the coding sequence ATGAGATTAAGTCACTTGCTCGTGATGTCTTTCTTTTTATTTATTTCATGTCAGCCCAAGAAAACGGACACGTCCAAAACAAAAATAGCGAGCGAAGAAGTCACGTATTCCGCAGACAGCGTGAATATGAAAGGTTACGTCGCTTGGGATGCATCAAAGCAAGGAAAACGCCCGGGTGTTCTCGTGGTACACGAATGGTGGGGACATAATCCTTACGCACGTCATCGTGCAGAAATGCTTGCAGAACTCGGCTACGTCGCGTTGGCAGTTGATATGTACGGGGACGGCAAAGTGGCCGATCACCCGAAAGATGCGGGCATGTTTGCCGGCGAAGTGATGAAACGCGGGCCCGGTGCAACGGCGCGGTTCATGAAAGCCATGGAAATTCTTAAATCAAATCCGCATGTTGATGGTAGCAACATTGCTGCTATCGGTTATTGTTTCGGCGGATCGACCGTTCTAAATATGGCGCGTCAAGGTCTGGATCTAAAAGCCGTCGTCAGTTTCCACGGCGGGCTCAGCACGGGAACGCCTGCGAAGAAGGGCGAAGTGAAAGCAAAACTGCTTGTGTGTAACGGCGGCGCGGACAAATTCGTACCGCAAACCGACATCAACGCATTCAAAAAAGAAATGGATGACGTCGGTGTAACATATACTTTCAAATCCTACGAAGGCGCGTTGCACGGTTTCACTAATCCGGCGGCTGATTCACTCGCAAAGAAATTCGATATGGCCATCGCGTATAATGCCGCGGCCGATTCCGCGTCGTGGGCGGATATGAAAGTATTCTTTGGGGAGATTCTTAAATAA
- a CDS encoding DoxX family protein → MKKIFATRDDSMLTLLRIVSGFIILAHGVQKLFGWFGGHGIGETMDSFEQWFGLPAFVTFLVILSDSVGALCLIAGFATRFMASSIAAVMIGAIALVHGKWGFYMNWYSERRGEGFEFHLLVLAIMIVLIIRGGGKASIDRWIARRLGRTQI, encoded by the coding sequence ATGAAAAAAATCTTTGCGACAAGAGACGATAGTATGTTAACGCTATTACGCATCGTTTCAGGGTTCATCATTCTGGCGCACGGCGTGCAAAAATTATTCGGCTGGTTCGGCGGGCATGGAATTGGCGAAACGATGGACTCGTTTGAACAATGGTTCGGATTACCGGCTTTTGTAACTTTTCTGGTTATCCTCTCAGATTCTGTCGGGGCCCTTTGCCTCATAGCCGGATTTGCAACGAGATTCATGGCTTCGTCCATCGCGGCGGTTATGATAGGCGCCATCGCGTTGGTTCATGGCAAGTGGGGATTTTATATGAATTGGTACAGCGAGCGGCGCGGCGAAGGGTTTGAATTTCATCTGCTCGTCCTGGCGATCATGATCGTGTTGATCATTCGCGGCGGAGGAAAGGCGTCCATTGATCGATGGATCGCACGACGGTTGGGTCGTACGCAAATATAA
- a CDS encoding saccharopine dehydrogenase, with protein MKSKTKTILILGAGQSTSSLIAYLLNHAEEHDWFIIVADRDESLVKQRLNGHPRSQGVRLDVNDAATRTALIAKSAVVINMLTRPFQQMIAVDCLSNGAHMLSASYEDPKVRALDTEAHRRNLAIINELGLDPGIDHMSGMSLINRVHSNGGIITSFKSYGSGLPAQEVDTNPLRYVITWNPRNVLMAGEDGAVYKENGKVKMLPFHQLFQRTWSVDIDGLGSFEAYPNRDSLSYEAALGLAKVKTIIRGTLRFPGWSETWQQVVFLGLANESLHMARLNEMTYRDMTEMFVPADVGGTSLEQRVANYLGINPTGRIMSNLKWLGLFSRDVIGIDANTVADVMIHLIKNKLRMPAKGRDMVILRHELEVEYRDPKLRKELITSTMVNYGIPGGETAIAKTVGLPVAITTKLLLTGKIPLRGCQIPTHPAIYELVLRELQIQGIKFDEVVTEL; from the coding sequence ATGAAGTCGAAAACAAAAACTATACTTATTCTGGGAGCAGGACAAAGTACTTCGTCATTGATTGCCTACCTGCTCAATCATGCGGAGGAACACGATTGGTTTATTATTGTTGCAGACCGCGATGAATCACTGGTGAAACAAAGACTGAACGGCCATCCTCGCAGTCAGGGTGTGCGGTTGGACGTCAACGACGCCGCGACACGAACGGCTCTCATTGCCAAGTCGGCCGTGGTGATCAATATGCTGACCCGTCCTTTTCAGCAGATGATTGCGGTTGATTGCCTCAGCAACGGAGCGCATATGCTATCCGCATCTTACGAAGATCCCAAAGTGCGGGCTTTGGATACCGAAGCGCATCGCCGTAACTTGGCGATCATTAACGAACTTGGACTGGATCCAGGTATCGATCACATGTCCGGCATGTCGCTGATCAACAGGGTGCATTCCAATGGCGGTATCATAACCAGTTTTAAATCCTACGGTAGCGGACTGCCGGCACAGGAAGTGGATACCAATCCGCTGCGTTATGTGATTACGTGGAATCCGCGCAACGTGCTCATGGCAGGAGAGGATGGCGCGGTGTACAAAGAGAACGGCAAAGTAAAAATGCTGCCGTTTCATCAGCTTTTTCAGCGCACGTGGAGTGTGGACATCGACGGGCTGGGCAGTTTTGAAGCATATCCTAACCGCGATTCGCTATCCTATGAGGCCGCACTAGGCCTGGCAAAAGTAAAGACCATCATCCGCGGCACTCTGCGTTTTCCCGGTTGGAGTGAAACATGGCAGCAGGTTGTGTTCCTCGGACTCGCCAACGAATCGCTGCACATGGCGCGCCTGAACGAGATGACTTATCGCGACATGACGGAAATGTTTGTGCCCGCCGACGTCGGAGGCACGAGCCTGGAGCAACGCGTGGCGAATTATCTTGGAATCAATCCGACGGGACGTATCATGTCCAACCTGAAATGGCTTGGCCTTTTCAGCCGCGATGTGATAGGCATCGATGCAAATACCGTTGCGGATGTGATGATTCATCTGATAAAAAATAAATTACGAATGCCGGCCAAAGGTCGCGATATGGTTATTCTGCGGCACGAACTCGAAGTTGAATACCGCGACCCCAAACTGCGCAAGGAACTTATCACGTCCACCATGGTCAATTACGGTATTCCGGGCGGCGAAACTGCCATAGCAAAAACAGTCGGACTGCCGGTAGCTATAACTACGAAATTATTGCTCACCGGAAAAATTCCTTTGCGCGGCTGTCAGATTCCAACCCATCCTGCGATTTATGAACTCGTGTTGCGGGAATTGCAAATTCAGGGGATCAAATTTGATGAAGTTGTTACCGAGTTATAG
- a CDS encoding pirin family protein: protein MSIRPVKHIIQSRPTMEGAGVKLRRAFGFGDTEDYDPFLLFDDFRNENPEDYMAGFPWHPHRGIETITYVLAGEVSHGDSLGNVGTLGAGDVQWMTAGSGILHQEMPKGDERGRMHGFQLWANLPAAHKMTKPRYQDVISRDIPELTEDDGTAVRVIIGNFWGKTGPVDGIAADPRYLDVSVPPGKRKTLKVELDHHAFAYVFEGSGNFRDASDPRAVPTEVVGSGREAELLMAANRSLVLFDRGDEVTVQAGEQGIRFLLVSGRPLQEPVAWHGPIVMNTQDELHQAVTELRNGTFIKK, encoded by the coding sequence ATGTCAATTCGGCCCGTTAAGCATATTATTCAATCCAGGCCCACGATGGAAGGCGCTGGGGTTAAATTACGTCGCGCATTCGGTTTCGGTGATACGGAGGATTATGATCCGTTTTTATTGTTCGATGATTTTCGCAATGAAAATCCTGAAGATTATATGGCCGGATTTCCATGGCATCCGCACAGAGGAATTGAGACCATCACGTATGTTCTTGCAGGCGAGGTCAGCCACGGCGATAGTTTGGGAAATGTGGGAACATTGGGCGCCGGCGACGTGCAGTGGATGACAGCCGGCAGCGGAATACTTCACCAGGAAATGCCGAAAGGCGATGAACGCGGACGCATGCACGGTTTTCAGCTCTGGGCTAATCTTCCGGCCGCGCATAAAATGACAAAGCCGCGCTATCAGGATGTGATTTCTCGCGACATACCTGAATTGACGGAAGACGACGGTACGGCCGTGCGCGTTATCATCGGAAATTTCTGGGGGAAAACCGGGCCGGTAGACGGTATTGCAGCCGATCCACGGTATCTTGATGTTTCCGTTCCGCCCGGGAAACGCAAAACATTAAAAGTTGAATTGGATCATCATGCCTTTGCGTACGTTTTCGAAGGCTCCGGTAATTTTCGCGATGCATCCGACCCTAGGGCTGTTCCAACCGAAGTGGTGGGCTCCGGACGCGAAGCTGAATTACTCATGGCTGCCAATCGCTCGCTGGTTTTATTTGATCGCGGTGACGAAGTCACAGTGCAGGCGGGGGAGCAGGGAATCCGCTTTCTGCTCGTTTCAGGCAGGCCGCTGCAGGAACCCGTTGCATGGCACGGACCCATTGTGATGAATACTCAGGATGAATTACATCAGGCGGTAACGGAGCTGCGAAATGGGACTTTTATAAAAAAATGA
- a CDS encoding glutamyl-tRNA reductase, with protein MNLLVVGINHKSATLELRERACISKEEREFLIPVLQEKYFKECLIVTTCNRTEIYGITKKTDTTPDEIISALLQFKNASDIDRKYFFYYRNEEAVRHLFSVASGADSMVTGDIQILCQIKDAFHASMSLCAEGPFLKRLKQSTCRIGKRSRRETSISEGTVSVSYAAVELLQRSLGSLENKTALLIGAGKTGRLTAKHLTAKGIGQLYLANRTASKVDSIIEETGGTYVPFDELPTAVAKSDIVVTAVDCVSPIITRSMLEKIMMQRPGRTLYIVDIGLPRNIAPDASGVTNIRLWDMDALSEIVEHNRLQRLAEVKKVERIIDEEWAEFDAWENVHQIGPTIFELNTLFEDIRQNEVTKYRHRFDEPERELVELITRRIVNKLLHKPMVNLKHDAGSELQHQHENSLRKLFELNRSGRN; from the coding sequence ATGAATTTACTCGTCGTCGGAATCAATCACAAGTCAGCAACGCTGGAATTACGAGAACGCGCTTGCATATCGAAAGAGGAGAGAGAATTCCTCATCCCTGTTTTGCAGGAAAAATATTTCAAGGAATGCCTGATTGTCACCACATGCAATCGTACGGAAATCTACGGAATTACAAAAAAAACCGATACGACCCCCGATGAAATCATTTCAGCGTTACTCCAATTCAAAAACGCTTCTGATATAGACAGGAAATATTTTTTCTATTACCGTAACGAAGAGGCCGTTCGCCACTTATTTTCTGTGGCGTCCGGCGCCGATTCGATGGTAACAGGCGACATACAAATTCTGTGTCAGATTAAGGATGCCTTTCACGCGTCAATGTCTTTGTGCGCCGAAGGCCCATTTCTGAAACGTCTGAAACAGTCCACTTGCCGTATCGGTAAACGATCACGCAGAGAAACATCGATCTCTGAAGGAACCGTTTCCGTCAGCTATGCTGCCGTTGAATTGCTGCAGCGCAGTCTCGGTTCTCTTGAAAATAAAACAGCCTTGCTCATCGGCGCTGGAAAAACAGGACGTTTGACAGCTAAACACCTGACCGCTAAAGGTATCGGCCAATTGTATCTTGCCAACCGGACGGCCTCTAAAGTAGATTCCATCATTGAAGAAACCGGCGGAACGTATGTTCCGTTCGATGAGTTGCCCACCGCCGTAGCAAAATCCGATATAGTAGTGACTGCGGTGGACTGCGTATCGCCGATTATTACGCGATCTATGCTCGAAAAAATAATGATGCAGCGACCGGGTCGCACTTTATATATCGTCGATATCGGGCTGCCGCGAAATATTGCCCCCGACGCGAGCGGCGTCACCAATATCCGGTTATGGGATATGGATGCCTTGTCGGAGATTGTAGAGCACAATCGCCTTCAGCGCCTTGCCGAAGTAAAAAAAGTAGAACGTATCATCGACGAGGAATGGGCAGAATTTGACGCGTGGGAAAATGTTCATCAGATTGGCCCAACTATTTTTGAACTCAACACGCTTTTTGAAGATATTCGCCAGAACGAAGTTACTAAATACCGGCACCGGTTTGATGAGCCGGAAAGAGAATTAGTTGAACTCATCACGCGCCGTATCGTGAACAAACTTCTGCATAAGCCGATGGTTAACCTAAAACACGATGCGGGATCAGAACTTCAGCATCAGCATGAAAATTCACTGCGTAAACTGTTCGAGTTGAACCGGTCGGGCAGGAACTGA